From a single Larimichthys crocea isolate SSNF chromosome XIII, L_crocea_2.0, whole genome shotgun sequence genomic region:
- the popdc1 gene encoding popeye domain-containing protein 1, whose product MSSTPELPHFLFTTLPSFPSATPGVPATEPNATSCQEWEQAHHLLFHLGNLSLLLGLVIPTTMGLHMILLRLLLMTGCGLLIAWATLYRCNLDVMVWNVVFLVVNFMHLFFLVYKRRPIKIDRELRPVYKRMFEPLHVKEALFQRLTGQFCTIQTVKKGQAYAAEDKTSVDERLSILIKGKMKVSYRGHFLHNIHTNSFIDSPEFRSTEMHRGEKFQVTIMAEDNCKYLCWSRERLTYFLESDTFLNEVFRYLIGKDITNKLYSLNDPTLSDKAVKKIDRQPSLCSQLSMMQMRNSMASTSDTDDVLNQILRGGSAGSSLQKSPGTKTSAKMKPIAEGMEDDVFEESSPSESQYMPSTSTNEV is encoded by the exons ATGTCCTCTACCCCAGAGCTGCCCCACTTCCTCTTCACCACGCTGCCCTCCTTCCCCTCGGCCACTCCAGGAGTCCCGGCAACAGAGCCCAATGCCACGTCATGCCAGGAGTGGGAGCAggcccaccacctcctcttccatctGGGGAACCTGTCCCTGCTGCTGGGCCTGGTCATCCCCACCACGATGGGCCTGCACATGATCCTGCTGCGCCTCCTCCTGATGACAG GATGTGGTCTCCTCATCGCGTGGGCAACTCTGTACAGGTGCAACCTGGACGTGATGGTTTGGAATGTGGTATTTCTGGTGGTCAACTTCATGCACTTGTTCTTCCTCGTGTACAAGCGCAGGCCG ATTAAGATCGACAGGGAGCTCCGGCCTGTCTACAAGCGGATGTTTGAGCCCCTCCACGTGAAGGAGGCTCTGTTTCAGAGGCTCACAGGACAGTTCTGCACCATCCAGACGGTGAAGAAAGGCCAGGCCTACGCTGCCGAGGACAAGACCTCTGTGGACGAACGCCTCAGCATTCTCATCAAAGGAAA GATGAAGGTATCATACCGAGGCCATTTCCTCCACAACATCCACACCAATTCATTCATCGACTCTCCAGAGTTCAGgtccactgagatgcacagagGAGAGAAGTTCCAG gtgaccATCATGGCAGAGGATAACTGTAAGTACCTATGTTGGTCTCGAGAGAGGCTCACCTACTTCCTGGAGTCCGATACTTTCCTCAATGAGGTGTTCAGGTACCTCATTGGCAAAGACATCACCAACAAACTGTACTCTCTGAATGACCCCACACTCAGTGACAAG GCGGTGAAGAAGATAGACCGTCAACCCAGCCTGTGCTCTCAGCTGTCTATGATGCAGATGAGGAACAGCATGGCGAGCACTAGTGACACTGATGACGTCCTCAATCAGATCCTGCGAGGGGGGTCTGCTGGATCATCACTCC aaaaatcaCCTGGCACCAAGACTTCTGCAAAAATGAAGCCCATAGCAGAAGGCATGGAGGACGATGTTTTCGAAGAATCTTCTCCCTCTGAGTCTCAATACATGCCCAGCACTTCAACTAACGAAGTATAG